A genomic stretch from Campylobacter lari subsp. concheus includes:
- a CDS encoding ArsS family sensor histidine kinase has translation MKVTINLKITVLFATAFLFVCALFVLLGKVQIDSYLTNEQGRQKDIVEKIIYNLERKEGFSIHEYLLSKSFKLVENDRSVKHIIAKGEKVFRINSLYGSFSSIIYHNQIFFYVERLNTKHLYELNASTRLEYLFLLSFFFSLILIVFLYFSVLRSLMPLKILKKKIKNISAGKIEPLSEYSQINDEISEISFEFDHAINKIQELVKSRQFFLRMIMHELKTPIGKGRIVCEMLDNQKQKDRLVAIFERLELLIDEFGKIEKVLSRNCQLNLQTYHLSLILEQAEDYLMRDDFYQKVKISYKEDTMIIADLELFSLMLKNLIDNAIKYSDDKACEIICSGDYIIVRNKGMQLKKTFDYYLKPFVREQNTQVEGMGLGLYIINNICNLHGYNLTYSYEDGYHTFKIVFSRLK, from the coding sequence ATGAAAGTAACTATTAATCTTAAAATTACCGTTCTTTTTGCAACAGCTTTTTTGTTTGTTTGTGCTTTGTTTGTGCTTTTAGGAAAGGTTCAGATTGATTCTTATTTAACTAACGAGCAAGGAAGACAAAAAGATATTGTGGAAAAAATAATATACAATTTAGAAAGAAAAGAAGGTTTTTCAATACATGAGTATCTTCTTTCTAAATCTTTTAAGTTAGTTGAAAATGATCGCAGTGTAAAACATATCATTGCAAAAGGCGAAAAGGTATTTAGGATTAATTCTTTATACGGAAGTTTTTCTTCTATTATTTATCATAATCAAATTTTTTTCTATGTAGAAAGGTTGAATACAAAACATCTTTATGAATTAAATGCTTCTACGCGTTTAGAATATTTATTTTTATTAAGTTTCTTTTTTAGTTTGATTTTGATTGTATTTTTATATTTTTCAGTATTAAGATCTTTAATGCCTTTAAAAATTCTAAAAAAGAAAATCAAAAATATTAGCGCAGGTAAAATTGAGCCTTTATCTGAATACTCTCAGATTAATGATGAAATTTCAGAAATATCTTTTGAATTTGACCATGCTATTAATAAAATTCAAGAGCTTGTAAAATCAAGGCAGTTTTTTTTAAGAATGATTATGCATGAGCTTAAAACGCCTATTGGTAAAGGTAGAATAGTATGTGAAATGCTAGATAATCAAAAGCAAAAAGATCGCCTAGTGGCGATTTTTGAAAGACTTGAATTGTTGATTGATGAATTTGGGAAAATTGAAAAAGTCTTATCAAGAAATTGTCAACTTAATTTGCAAACCTATCATTTGAGTTTGATTTTGGAGCAAGCTGAAGATTATTTAATGAGGGATGATTTTTATCAAAAAGTAAAAATCTCCTATAAAGAAGATACTATGATAATTGCTGATCTAGAACTCTTTTCCTTAATGCTTAAAAATTTAATTGATAATGCTATTAAGTATTCAGATGATAAAGCGTGTGAGATTATATGCTCTGGAGATTATATAATTGTTAGAAATAAAGGGATGCAGCTTAAAAAAACTTTTGATTATTATTTAAAACCTTTTGTAAGAGAACAAAATACCCAAGTAGAGGGAATGGGGCTAGGACTTTATATTATTAATAATATTTGCAATCTTCACGGTTATAATTTAACTTACAGCTATGAAGATGGCTATCATACTTTTAAAATTGTTTTTTCGAGGTTAAAATAA
- a CDS encoding serine hydroxymethyltransferase — MLEKFDKEIFDLTQKELARQCDGLEMIASENFTIPEVMEVMGSILTNKYAEGYPGKRYYGGCEFVDEIETIAIERCKKLFNCNFANVQPSSGSQANQGVYMALLNPGDRILGMDLSHGGHLTHGSKVSSSGKVYESFFYGVELDGRINYDKVREIAKEVKPKLIVCGASAYPRVIDFAKFREIADEVGAYLFADIAHIAGLVVAGEHPSPFPYAHVVSSTTHKTLRGPRGGIIMCNDEEIAKKINSAIFPGIQGGPLMHVIAAKAVGFKYNLSDEWKIYAKQIIKNTATLAQVLIDRKYDLVSGGTDNHLILLSFLNKEFSGKDADLALERAGITANKNTVPGETRSPFVTSGLRLGTAALTARGFKEEQITIVANYIADILDDIQNTKLQEEIKIKLKDLASNFIIYERALF; from the coding sequence ATGTTGGAAAAATTTGATAAAGAAATTTTTGATTTAACCCAAAAAGAGTTAGCAAGACAATGCGATGGTCTTGAAATGATAGCAAGTGAAAATTTTACCATACCAGAAGTTATGGAAGTTATGGGAAGTATTTTAACAAACAAATATGCAGAAGGCTATCCTGGTAAAAGATATTATGGTGGATGTGAATTTGTAGATGAGATTGAAACGATTGCTATAGAAAGATGTAAAAAACTTTTTAATTGTAATTTTGCCAATGTACAACCTAGCTCAGGTTCACAAGCAAATCAAGGTGTGTATATGGCATTATTAAATCCTGGTGATAGAATTTTGGGTATGGATTTAAGCCATGGAGGACACTTAACTCATGGTTCTAAAGTAAGTTCCTCTGGAAAAGTTTATGAAAGCTTTTTTTATGGAGTTGAGCTTGATGGAAGAATTAATTATGATAAAGTTAGAGAGATAGCAAAAGAAGTTAAGCCAAAACTTATTGTTTGTGGTGCTAGTGCTTATCCTAGAGTGATCGATTTTGCCAAATTTAGAGAAATAGCAGATGAGGTTGGCGCATACTTGTTTGCTGATATTGCGCATATTGCAGGTTTGGTTGTAGCAGGTGAACATCCTAGTCCATTCCCTTATGCTCATGTTGTAAGTTCTACTACACATAAAACTTTAAGAGGTCCAAGAGGTGGGATTATTATGTGTAATGATGAAGAAATTGCCAAAAAAATCAATTCCGCAATTTTCCCAGGTATTCAAGGTGGTCCATTAATGCATGTAATTGCTGCTAAGGCAGTTGGGTTTAAATATAATTTGAGTGATGAGTGGAAAATTTATGCTAAGCAAATCATTAAAAATACTGCTACTTTGGCACAAGTTTTAATAGATAGAAAATATGATTTAGTCAGTGGTGGTACTGATAATCATTTGATTTTATTAAGTTTTTTAAATAAAGAATTTAGTGGTAAAGATGCAGATTTAGCGCTAGAAAGAGCAGGTATTACAGCTAATAAAAATACTGTTCCAGGTGAAACTAGAAGCCCCTTTGTAACGAGCGGTTTAAGACTTGGAACAGCAGCTTTAACAGCTAGAGGTTTTAAAGAAGAGCAAATTACTATTGTTGCAAATTATATAGCTGATATTTTAGATGATATACAAAATACTAAACTACAAGAGGAAATTAAGATTAAACTAAAGGATTTAGCAAGTAATTTTATTATTTATGAAAGGGCTTTATTTTGA
- a CDS encoding SPOR domain-containing protein yields MEEKNKNEFDDIILQKSNKSEKLKKILLRSIILIIVFLVVMIVMKLINDPGEEKALQMPSEPQEQAAYENNFNSLPITDSAKEEDEFEALARKLKEESSLNDTNTTIEEKQEAPSNSVLDQITVEPKEEPAKVEEKQEETKSIEKSIEKPTQKPSEKPKNNIVEQQKVPEQSNTNELFESIKTPNVQTQLPSGAYIQVFSLNSLDPKSKELNILKENGYDYKIYKTTVNGKELTKVLVGPYKESELKAELEKVRSKIAKGAFTFRVK; encoded by the coding sequence ATGGAAGAAAAAAATAAAAACGAATTTGATGATATAATTTTGCAAAAAAGCAATAAAAGCGAAAAACTTAAAAAAATTTTACTTAGATCAATTATTTTAATCATTGTATTTTTGGTTGTTATGATAGTAATGAAGCTAATTAATGACCCAGGTGAAGAAAAAGCATTACAAATGCCATCGGAACCACAAGAGCAAGCTGCTTATGAAAATAATTTTAATTCTTTGCCTATTACAGATAGTGCTAAAGAAGAGGATGAATTTGAAGCCTTAGCTAGAAAATTAAAAGAAGAGAGCTCTTTGAATGATACAAATACTACCATAGAAGAAAAGCAAGAAGCTCCAAGCAATAGTGTTTTAGATCAAATTACAGTAGAGCCAAAAGAAGAGCCAGCTAAGGTGGAAGAAAAACAAGAAGAGACTAAATCTATAGAAAAATCTATAGAAAAACCGACTCAAAAACCTTCTGAAAAACCAAAAAATAATATAGTTGAACAACAAAAAGTTCCAGAGCAAAGCAATACGAATGAATTATTTGAAAGTATTAAAACACCAAATGTTCAAACACAACTTCCTTCAGGTGCTTATATTCAAGTTTTTTCTTTAAATAGTTTAGATCCTAAATCAAAAGAGTTAAATATACTTAAAGAAAATGGATATGATTATAAAATTTATAAAACAACAGTAAATGGCAAAGAGCTAACGAAAGTTTTAGTTGGGCCTTATAAAGAGAGTGAGTTAAAGGCTGAATTAGAAAAAGTACGTTCCAAAATCGCAAAAGGTGCTTTTACATTTAGAGTAAAATGA
- a CDS encoding DUF1882 domain-containing protein has protein sequence MITTMDLALIKMVTSHYYIKRDTIVNKYEYKGRIFFDKFEKVNAPLTASVIQEHMEKKIIVAHSLINSFDKVENIVFDYNGFNAERFWHRAQLVLREEGFINFTAYRTRTNNHLHLYIHKGHTTFNEACSLGSKLSLLFSQKMPVEWKVFPSMDIPREFNILTLPYEVYQKERGASWSKHM, from the coding sequence TTGATTACAACAATGGATTTAGCTTTAATTAAAATGGTTACAAGCCATTATTATATAAAGCGTGATACTATAGTAAATAAATACGAATACAAAGGTAGAATTTTCTTTGATAAATTTGAAAAAGTCAATGCCCCATTAACCGCTAGTGTTATACAAGAGCATATGGAAAAAAAGATAATCGTGGCGCATTCTTTGATCAATAGTTTTGATAAGGTTGAAAATATTGTATTTGATTATAACGGTTTTAATGCGGAGCGTTTTTGGCATAGAGCACAGCTTGTTTTAAGAGAAGAAGGCTTTATTAATTTTACTGCTTATAGAACAAGAACTAATAATCATTTGCATTTGTATATTCATAAAGGACATACAACCTTTAACGAGGCTTGTTCTTTGGGTTCAAAACTATCTTTGCTTTTTTCTCAAAAGATGCCAGTGGAGTGGAAGGTTTTTCCTAGTATGGATATACCTAGAGAATTTAATATATTAACCTTGCCTTATGAAGTTTATCAAAAAGAACGCGGTGCTTCTTGGTCTAAACATATGTAA
- a CDS encoding shikimate dehydrogenase has product MKTFAVIGDPIMHSKSPRMHNNALQALKEDAVYTRYHLKDKAKLKEIIQKLDGANITIPFKEAAYVIADFKDESVIHIGSANTLLNKDNKIYAYNTDYLGFLKAIEDFSFIKNALILGAGGTAKALAYALKSINIEVAVANRSSARFENLANYPCFLYNQLDLSKKFDLIINTTSAGLNDEKLPCQEEILKGIFQHAKYAFDVIYGKNTPFLKLARENGLKIKDGTQMLLWQGVFALELFLECQKTEEIFKAMEMALKLPQ; this is encoded by the coding sequence ATGAAAACTTTTGCAGTTATAGGTGATCCTATTATGCATTCTAAATCTCCAAGAATGCATAATAATGCCTTGCAAGCTCTCAAAGAAGATGCAGTTTATACAAGATATCATCTAAAAGATAAAGCAAAACTAAAAGAGATTATTCAAAAGTTAGATGGTGCTAATATCACCATACCTTTTAAAGAAGCAGCTTATGTAATAGCTGATTTTAAAGATGAAAGTGTTATACATATAGGCTCTGCTAATACTTTATTAAATAAAGATAATAAAATTTATGCTTATAATACAGATTATTTGGGATTTTTAAAAGCGATTGAAGATTTTTCTTTCATTAAAAATGCTTTGATTCTGGGTGCTGGGGGTACAGCTAAAGCTTTGGCATATGCCTTAAAATCTATAAATATTGAAGTTGCAGTAGCAAATCGTTCTAGCGCTAGATTTGAAAATTTAGCTAACTATCCATGTTTTTTATATAATCAACTTGATTTAAGTAAAAAATTTGATTTGATAATTAATACAACTAGCGCAGGTTTAAATGATGAGAAACTACCTTGTCAAGAAGAGATTTTAAAAGGTATTTTTCAGCATGCCAAATATGCTTTTGATGTGATTTATGGTAAAAATACACCTTTTTTAAAGTTAGCAAGAGAAAATGGCTTAAAAATAAAAGATGGCACACAAATGCTTTTATGGCAAGGTGTTTTTGCTCTTGAGTTATTTTTAGAATGTCAAAAAACAGAAGAAATTTTTAAAGCCATGGAAATGGCTTTAAAACTTCCTCAGTGA
- a CDS encoding response regulator transcription factor produces MINVLMIEDDPDFAEFLAEYLAQFNIKVTNYEDPYLGMSAGIKNYDCLILDLTLPGLDGLEVCREIREKYSIPIIISSARSDLSDKIVGLQIGADDYLPKPYDPKEMHARIMSLIRRSKRTNETPEKIINSAFKIDEKRHEISYNDEVLVLTPAEYEILSYMIRQHGFSVSREQLVYHCKSLKDKDSKSLDVIIGRLRTKIGDSSKAPKHIFSVRGIGYKLIG; encoded by the coding sequence ATGATTAATGTTTTAATGATCGAAGATGATCCAGATTTTGCAGAGTTTTTGGCAGAATATTTGGCCCAGTTTAATATAAAAGTTACTAATTATGAAGATCCGTATTTGGGGATGAGTGCTGGTATAAAAAACTATGATTGTTTAATTCTTGATTTAACTTTACCTGGGCTTGATGGTCTTGAAGTTTGTCGTGAAATAAGAGAAAAATATAGTATTCCTATTATTATTTCTTCAGCTAGAAGTGATTTGAGTGATAAAATTGTAGGACTTCAAATAGGTGCAGATGATTACCTGCCAAAACCATATGATCCAAAAGAAATGCATGCAAGAATTATGAGTTTGATTCGTCGTTCTAAACGAACCAATGAAACTCCTGAGAAAATAATCAATTCAGCATTTAAAATTGATGAAAAAAGACATGAGATAAGTTACAATGATGAGGTTTTGGTTTTAACTCCTGCTGAGTATGAAATTTTAAGCTATATGATAAGACAACATGGTTTTTCGGTTAGCAGAGAACAACTTGTGTATCATTGCAAAAGCTTAAAAGATAAAGATTCTAAAAGCTTAGATGTTATTATTGGTAGACTTAGAACTAAAATTGGTGATAGTTCAAAAGCACCAAAACATATTTTTTCAGTTAGAGGAATAGGATATAAATTGATAGGATGA
- the uvrC gene encoding excinuclease ABC subunit UvrC yields MLENELKTLPDLPGVYQYFDIQGKLLYVGKAKNLKNRVRSYFNFTPKLSPNPKNSLRIQKMISQTHHLEFITTKSEADALILENSFIKQLHPKYNILLRDDKTYPYIYIDLNEDFPRFEITRKIIKKNKIKYFGPFFKGAKELLNALYLSFELRQKKSCKELCLFYQIKRCKGPCEQKISKQDYEKIIQKATQALLNPLSLTKNLENKMLEYAKNENYEEAAIIRDQIKTIEDLSVKIQIDLAKLEDFDVFAIYHEVNILSMVRFVINNGRIISSNHKVLTLNHQDEFDLNAVYKQYILENYTQDSPINSTRIYTHEEFEDMNLLQNLLSERFSKKFHLKTPKLGEKKALCELALENAKIHIQKHLKSDDYLFLKELKEFFNLQNYPNYIEIFDNSHMQGEANVGALVAYKDGKFDKSSYRHYHLSYKNDYDQMLQILSKRALSFDKNTPPDLWLIDGGDALLKLANDIIKSSGANVDVLAISKEKIDAKAYRAKGSAKDKIYTQEGKIQLSTDDKKLQFLQKLRDEAHRFAISFHQKTKRKQDLQSSRLIQLGISQGYIKKFLDYYGSFNEISKASFDELKSLSNAKIAKLIKENL; encoded by the coding sequence ATGCTTGAAAATGAACTCAAAACCTTACCAGATTTACCTGGTGTGTATCAATACTTTGATATTCAAGGTAAACTTTTATATGTAGGTAAAGCCAAGAATTTAAAAAACCGCGTTAGAAGTTATTTTAACTTCACTCCAAAACTTAGTCCTAATCCTAAAAATAGCTTAAGAATTCAAAAAATGATTAGCCAAACACATCATTTAGAATTTATCACTACAAAAAGTGAGGCTGATGCTTTAATACTAGAAAATTCTTTTATAAAACAACTTCATCCAAAATATAATATATTATTAAGAGATGATAAAACCTACCCTTATATTTATATAGATTTAAATGAAGATTTTCCAAGATTTGAGATTACAAGAAAAATTATCAAAAAAAATAAAATAAAATATTTTGGTCCCTTTTTTAAAGGAGCAAAAGAGCTTTTAAATGCTTTGTATTTATCATTTGAGCTAAGACAAAAAAAATCTTGTAAAGAACTTTGCCTTTTTTATCAAATCAAGCGTTGCAAAGGACCATGTGAGCAAAAAATTTCCAAACAAGATTATGAAAAAATTATCCAAAAGGCCACTCAAGCCCTTTTAAATCCCTTATCTTTAACAAAAAATTTAGAAAATAAAATGCTTGAATATGCAAAAAATGAAAACTACGAAGAAGCAGCTATTATAAGAGATCAAATCAAAACAATAGAAGATTTAAGCGTAAAAATACAAATAGACCTTGCAAAATTAGAAGATTTTGATGTTTTTGCCATATATCATGAAGTAAATATACTCTCTATGGTGCGTTTTGTTATAAATAATGGCAGAATAATTAGCTCAAACCATAAAGTGCTAACTCTAAATCATCAAGATGAATTTGACCTAAATGCAGTATATAAGCAATACATATTAGAAAATTATACCCAAGATAGCCCAATAAATTCAACCCGAATTTATACGCATGAAGAATTTGAAGACATGAACCTTTTGCAAAATTTACTTAGTGAAAGGTTTTCTAAAAAATTTCATCTTAAGACTCCAAAACTTGGTGAAAAAAAAGCCTTATGTGAACTTGCATTAGAAAATGCAAAAATACACATACAAAAGCACTTAAAAAGTGATGATTATTTGTTTTTAAAAGAATTAAAAGAATTTTTTAACCTACAAAATTATCCTAATTATATAGAAATTTTTGACAATTCTCATATGCAAGGTGAAGCAAATGTCGGTGCTTTGGTAGCCTATAAAGATGGAAAATTTGACAAAAGTTCTTATAGACACTACCATTTATCCTATAAAAATGATTACGATCAAATGCTTCAAATCCTTAGCAAAAGGGCTTTGTCATTTGACAAAAATACCCCGCCTGATTTATGGTTAATTGATGGAGGAGATGCTTTATTAAAGCTAGCCAATGATATCATCAAAAGCTCTGGGGCAAATGTAGATGTTTTAGCAATTTCTAAAGAAAAAATAGATGCAAAAGCTTACAGGGCAAAAGGAAGCGCGAAAGATAAAATTTATACCCAAGAAGGCAAAATTCAACTTTCTACTGATGATAAAAAATTACAATTTTTGCAAAAATTACGCGATGAGGCACATCGCTTTGCAATTAGTTTTCATCAAAAAACAAAAAGAAAACAAGATTTGCAAAGTTCTAGATTAATACAACTTGGAATTTCCCAAGGGTATATTAAAAAATTTTTAGATTATTATGGTAGTTTTAATGAGATTAGCAAAGCTAGCTTTGATGAATTAAAATCACTTTCCAATGCAAAAATAGCTAAATTAATCAAGGAAAATTTATGA
- the recR gene encoding recombination mediator RecR: MKGLEKFNELVSTFSALPTIGKKSALRLAYHVCIKDPLLGSKLAYHIEESIRMIKKCAQCGALSENELCEVCSNIERNHSIICIVQDSKDVLVLEDSGSYDGLYFVLDNTSEENIIKLRSMIEYNKTTEIFFAFTQGLNSDAIVFFIEEKLKDLNLSFSQIAQGIPSGVSLENVDFISLHKAINHRTKLD; this comes from the coding sequence TTGAAAGGCTTGGAAAAATTTAATGAGCTAGTATCTACCTTTTCTGCTTTGCCTACTATAGGGAAAAAATCCGCTTTAAGACTTGCATATCATGTTTGCATAAAAGATCCTTTACTAGGTTCTAAGCTTGCTTATCATATTGAAGAATCAATTAGAATGATAAAAAAGTGCGCACAATGTGGTGCTTTAAGTGAAAATGAATTATGTGAAGTTTGTTCTAATATAGAAAGAAATCATAGTATTATTTGCATAGTTCAAGATTCTAAAGATGTCTTGGTTTTAGAAGATAGTGGAAGTTATGATGGGCTTTATTTTGTACTTGATAATACAAGTGAAGAAAACATTATAAAATTAAGAAGTATGATTGAGTATAATAAAACCACAGAAATATTTTTTGCTTTCACACAAGGTTTAAATTCTGATGCTATTGTCTTTTTTATAGAAGAAAAATTAAAAGATTTAAATTTGAGTTTTTCTCAAATAGCTCAAGGTATTCCAAGTGGTGTTAGCTTGGAAAATGTTGATTTTATATCTTTGCATAAAGCTATAAATCACAGAACTAAGCTTGATTGA
- the dnaJ gene encoding molecular chaperone DnaJ, producing the protein MKLNYYEILEISQTSDKETIKKAYRKMALKYHPDRNQGDKEAEEKFKLVNEAYEVLSNDEKRSIYDRYGKEGLKGQAGGFGGFGDVDLGDIFSSFFGDGFGFGSSTRKKEKGDKYPQDLKITAKISFKEAIFGCKKTIDFTYKSFCKSCKGSGSENGKLDTCPHCGGKGQVGVRQGFMTFVQSCDYCKGSGQIIKDKCKICHGNGYEEIKDHIELDIPEGIDSGMSLRVQNKANELPNSSQRGDLYIKIIVEDDDKFIRHDDDIYTIVPVFFTQAALGKTIKVSTIRGEANLKLPVGAKDKQKFELANEGVKNIHNGKLGSHIVQIEIKFPKTLTDEQKNLLLQLEKSFGLADEEAFIEQESLFDKIKSWFSH; encoded by the coding sequence GTGAAACTTAATTATTATGAAATACTAGAAATTTCCCAAACTTCAGATAAAGAAACCATAAAAAAAGCATATAGAAAGATGGCTTTAAAATATCATCCCGATAGAAATCAAGGAGATAAAGAAGCAGAAGAAAAATTTAAGCTTGTAAACGAAGCTTATGAGGTGCTTAGCAATGATGAAAAAAGAAGTATATATGATAGATACGGAAAAGAAGGACTTAAAGGTCAAGCCGGTGGTTTTGGTGGTTTTGGAGATGTTGATTTAGGGGATATATTCTCGAGCTTTTTTGGAGATGGATTTGGTTTTGGCAGCTCAACGCGTAAAAAAGAAAAAGGAGATAAATATCCTCAAGATTTAAAAATAACAGCAAAAATTAGCTTTAAAGAAGCTATTTTTGGTTGCAAAAAAACGATCGATTTTACCTATAAAAGTTTTTGTAAATCATGCAAAGGAAGTGGCTCAGAAAATGGAAAATTAGATACTTGTCCTCATTGCGGAGGAAAAGGGCAAGTTGGTGTTAGACAAGGCTTTATGACTTTTGTGCAAAGCTGTGATTATTGTAAAGGTAGTGGTCAGATTATAAAAGATAAATGTAAAATATGTCATGGTAATGGCTATGAAGAAATTAAAGATCACATAGAACTTGATATACCAGAAGGTATAGACAGTGGTATGAGTCTTAGAGTACAAAATAAAGCAAATGAGCTTCCAAATTCTTCTCAAAGAGGTGATTTATATATCAAAATCATCGTAGAAGATGATGATAAATTTATCAGACATGATGATGATATCTATACCATAGTACCCGTATTTTTTACCCAAGCTGCTCTTGGTAAGACTATTAAAGTTTCTACTATAAGAGGCGAGGCTAATCTTAAGCTTCCAGTAGGTGCAAAAGATAAACAAAAATTCGAATTAGCCAATGAAGGTGTTAAAAACATTCACAATGGAAAATTAGGCTCACATATTGTACAAATTGAAATAAAGTTTCCAAAAACGCTTACTGATGAACAAAAAAATCTACTATTGCAACTTGAGAAAAGTTTTGGCTTAGCAGATGAAGAAGCCTTTATAGAGCAAGAAAGCTTGTTTGATAAAATCAAATCTTGGTTTAGTCACTGA